One window from the genome of Phycisphaerales bacterium encodes:
- a CDS encoding citrate/2-methylcitrate synthase, which translates to MAAFSKGLEGVVAAETRMSFIDGEKGVLEYVGIPIGELASNSTFEETVFLLWNTRLPKREELTAFNSAIRGRYEMPAKIESLLTAMPMDAQPMHVMRTLVSAMGLIDPEPNATDLAKVRDKALTMLAVTPTILAAFHRHRQGKPIVRPDKGLSIAENFLYMLNGAKPTPAMAKALDVCLVLHTDHGFNNSTFAARVVISTMSDLYSALTAAVGSLRGPLHGGANEEVMVMLNQIPNVDAAEKFVLDKLSKKEKIPGFGHRVYKAYDPRASHLKGLAKQLAQDTGNMDLFDKSTRIEKTMEGAVAAKGIYPNVDFYSATTYHCIGLPLDLFTPMFVVGRVGGWSAHVLEQLADNRLFRPAAAYVGPHDVRYTPMDKR; encoded by the coding sequence ATGGCAGCGTTTTCCAAGGGCCTCGAGGGCGTCGTTGCAGCCGAAACCCGGATGTCGTTCATCGATGGCGAGAAGGGCGTGCTCGAGTACGTCGGCATCCCCATCGGCGAGCTCGCCAGCAACTCCACCTTCGAGGAGACCGTCTTCCTCCTCTGGAACACCCGCCTCCCCAAGCGCGAGGAGCTGACCGCCTTCAACAGCGCGATCCGCGGTCGCTACGAGATGCCCGCCAAGATCGAGTCGCTTCTCACCGCCATGCCCATGGACGCCCAGCCCATGCACGTCATGCGCACGCTGGTCTCCGCCATGGGCCTGATCGACCCCGAGCCCAACGCCACCGACCTCGCCAAGGTCCGTGACAAGGCCCTCACCATGCTCGCGGTCACCCCCACCATCCTCGCGGCCTTCCACCGCCACCGCCAAGGCAAGCCGATCGTGCGGCCCGACAAGGGCCTGTCCATCGCCGAGAACTTCCTCTACATGCTTAACGGCGCCAAGCCCACGCCCGCGATGGCCAAGGCCCTGGACGTGTGCCTTGTCCTGCACACCGACCACGGCTTCAACAACTCGACCTTCGCCGCCCGCGTCGTCATCTCCACAATGAGCGACCTCTACTCGGCCCTCACCGCGGCCGTGGGCTCCCTCCGCGGCCCGCTGCACGGCGGCGCCAACGAAGAGGTCATGGTCATGCTCAACCAGATTCCCAACGTCGACGCGGCGGAGAAGTTCGTGCTCGACAAGCTCTCCAAGAAGGAGAAGATCCCGGGCTTCGGGCACCGCGTGTACAAGGCGTACGACCCGCGCGCCAGCCACCTCAAGGGCCTCGCCAAGCAGCTCGCGCAGGACACCGGCAACATGGACCTGTTCGACAAGTCCACCCGCATCGAGAAGACGATGGAGGGCGCCGTCGCCGCCAAGGGCATCTACCCCAACGTCGACTTCTACTCCGCCACCACGTACCACTGCATCGGCCTGCCCCTGGACCTCTTCACGCCCATGTTTGTCGTCGGGCGCGTCGGCGGCTGGTCGGCCCACGTCCTCGAGCAGCTCGCCGACAACCGCCTCTTCCGCCCCGCCGCGGCCTACGTCGGCCCGCACGACGTGCGCTACACGCCGATGGACAAGCGGTAA
- a CDS encoding flagellin, whose product MSRINTNVQSLVAQRVLSQNNMGLSTSLERLSTGLKVNRGKDDPAGLIASQNLEAGQKGLNAAITNAQRTDQVANIAEGGLQEVSGLLTELQGLLTASASKAGLSAEEKAANQLQIDSILQTIDRVSSATNFQGIKLLNGNFDFKTSGVATGVSDFKVNGAKFSGASLQVDVSVTASAQQAGLFLSAGATTLSVAATSSFVIEVSGSKGSRELTFSDGTSLDTIKQTINSFSDVTGVQATTSGTGIKLNSSDFGSSEFVSVKVLHNGGNSGQTGVYSLESDDFNTADTSGGTLFTSSAAANGVTDKGQNIAATINGINATTTGKTARINTDFLDVQLTLDTDTSQTLGVVGGSSGAFTITGGGADFQLAGNVDIAGKVSLGIQDVAARKLGNSTIGHLDSLSSGKANNIVDGDVEDAQKIVSEAIKQVSALRGRLGAFQKNTVGATIRSLNVQSENTAAAQSVIRDADFAAETASLTRSQILVQASTNILSMANSQPQSVLSLLRG is encoded by the coding sequence ATGTCTCGCATCAACACGAACGTTCAGTCTCTCGTCGCCCAGCGTGTTCTCTCGCAGAACAACATGGGCCTGTCCACCAGCCTCGAGCGCCTCAGCACGGGCCTCAAGGTCAACCGCGGCAAGGACGATCCGGCCGGCCTCATCGCCAGCCAGAACCTTGAGGCCGGTCAGAAGGGCCTCAACGCCGCCATCACCAACGCCCAGCGCACCGACCAGGTCGCCAACATCGCCGAGGGCGGCCTCCAGGAAGTCTCCGGTCTGCTGACCGAGCTCCAGGGCCTGCTCACCGCGTCGGCCAGCAAGGCCGGCCTCTCCGCCGAGGAGAAGGCCGCGAACCAGCTGCAGATCGACTCGATCCTTCAGACGATCGACCGCGTCTCCAGCGCCACCAACTTCCAGGGCATCAAGCTGCTCAACGGCAACTTCGACTTCAAGACCTCGGGCGTCGCCACCGGCGTGTCCGACTTCAAGGTCAACGGCGCGAAGTTCTCCGGCGCCAGCCTCCAGGTCGACGTGTCGGTGACCGCCTCCGCCCAGCAGGCCGGCCTGTTCCTCTCCGCCGGCGCCACCACCCTCAGCGTGGCCGCGACCAGCTCCTTCGTGATCGAGGTGTCGGGCAGCAAGGGCAGCCGCGAGCTGACCTTCTCCGACGGCACCTCGCTCGACACCATCAAGCAGACCATCAACAGCTTCAGCGACGTGACCGGCGTCCAGGCGACCACCTCGGGCACGGGCATCAAGCTCAACAGCTCCGACTTCGGCTCCAGCGAGTTCGTGTCGGTGAAGGTGCTGCACAACGGCGGCAACAGCGGCCAGACCGGCGTCTACAGCCTCGAGTCTGACGACTTCAACACCGCCGACACCTCGGGCGGCACCCTCTTCACCTCCTCGGCCGCCGCCAACGGCGTGACCGACAAGGGCCAGAACATCGCCGCGACCATCAACGGCATCAACGCCACCACCACGGGCAAGACCGCCCGCATCAACACCGACTTCCTCGACGTGCAGCTGACCCTCGACACCGACACCAGCCAGACCCTGGGCGTGGTGGGCGGCTCCAGCGGCGCCTTCACCATCACCGGCGGCGGCGCCGACTTCCAGCTCGCCGGCAACGTCGACATCGCCGGCAAGGTGTCCCTGGGCATCCAGGACGTCGCCGCCCGCAAGCTCGGCAACAGCACCATCGGCCACCTCGATTCGCTCTCCTCGGGCAAGGCCAACAACATCGTCGACGGCGATGTCGAGGACGCGCAGAAGATCGTCTCCGAGGCGATCAAGCAGGTTTCCGCTCTCCGCGGCCGCCTGGGCGCGTTCCAGAAGAACACCGTCGGCGCCACCATCCGCAGCCTCAACGTTCAGAGCGAGAACACGGCCGCGGCCCAGTCGGTGATCCGTGACGCGGACTTCGCCGCCGAGACCGCGTCCCTCACCCGCAGCCAGATCCTGGTGCAGGCCTCGACCAACATCCTGTCGATGGCCAACAGCCAGCCCCAGTCGGTCCTCTCCCTCCTCCGCGGCTAA
- the xerD gene encoding site-specific tyrosine recombinase XerD: protein MSAPAPLPPSARRRKGEPRPALPDHFAKLVAHFMGFLRVECGLSQNTLDAYGRDLYDLLMDMHEKGVGELPAISSRHVSTHIAELKSKRLMEGSSVIRHLAAIKVFFRWALSTGLITKDPTEVLDRPTRWKKLPDVLSPKQVAALLAAPKPESRPKMPGQEDVPLWLRDKALLELLYASGLRASEVAGLTLNELHTTLGVVRVTGKGNKQRLVPMGAPAREAVERYLDECRPRLDRADGRDKGRVLLSRTGRPLERVAVWQIVKRCALEAGLRDVHPHTLRHSFATHLLIGGADLRVVQEMLGHADIATTQIYTHVDRSRLKQVHAKHHPRA, encoded by the coding sequence GTGAGCGCACCCGCCCCACTGCCCCCCTCCGCCCGGCGCCGCAAGGGCGAGCCGCGCCCCGCCCTGCCTGACCACTTTGCGAAGCTCGTCGCCCACTTCATGGGGTTCCTCCGGGTGGAGTGCGGCCTCTCACAGAACACCCTCGACGCCTACGGGCGCGACCTCTACGACCTCCTGATGGACATGCACGAGAAGGGCGTCGGCGAGCTGCCCGCTATCTCCTCGCGCCACGTCTCCACCCACATCGCCGAGCTCAAAAGCAAGCGGCTGATGGAGGGCAGCTCGGTCATCCGCCACCTCGCGGCCATCAAGGTCTTCTTCCGCTGGGCCCTCTCCACCGGCCTCATCACAAAGGACCCCACCGAAGTCCTCGACCGCCCCACGCGCTGGAAGAAGCTGCCCGATGTGCTCTCGCCAAAGCAGGTCGCGGCATTGCTCGCCGCCCCCAAGCCGGAGTCACGCCCGAAGATGCCCGGCCAGGAGGATGTGCCCCTCTGGCTGCGCGACAAGGCGCTTCTGGAGCTGCTCTACGCCAGCGGCCTGCGCGCCTCCGAGGTCGCCGGCCTCACGCTCAACGAGCTGCACACCACCCTCGGCGTCGTCCGCGTCACCGGCAAAGGCAACAAGCAGCGGCTGGTGCCGATGGGCGCCCCCGCACGCGAGGCCGTGGAGCGCTACCTCGACGAGTGCCGCCCCAGGCTCGACCGCGCCGACGGGCGCGACAAGGGTCGCGTGCTGCTCTCACGCACCGGCCGTCCGCTCGAGCGCGTGGCCGTGTGGCAGATCGTCAAACGCTGCGCCCTTGAGGCCGGCCTCCGCGACGTGCACCCCCACACGCTCCGCCACAGCTTCGCCACCCACCTGCTCATCGGCGGCGCCGACCTCCGCGTCGTGCAGGAGATGCTCGGGCATGCGGATATTGCGACGACGCAGATCTACACCCACGTCGACCGCTCACGCCTCAAGCAGGTGCACGCGAAGCACCACCCCAGGGCGTGA